The following are from one region of the Silene latifolia isolate original U9 population chromosome 9, ASM4854445v1, whole genome shotgun sequence genome:
- the LOC141599993 gene encoding protein S40-4 produces the protein MASAKSFMRATNYRFLSTDTAVVRPGHGHTNSFEFDESDVWGGLTQSNSTDIRNPPLCSRRPIASPRKRRGGEAMSVPVNVPDWSKILREEYKDKLSAGNIDSAGDYDGGVDVGGDDEWVPPHEYLSKTRNASFSMQEGVGRTLKGRDLSRVRNAIWEKTGFQD, from the coding sequence ATGGCAAGTGCAAAGAGTTTCATGAGGGCTACAAACTACCGTTTTCTATCCACCGACACGGCGGTTGTCCGACCCGGCCATGGCCACACCAACTCTTTCGAGTTCGACGAGTCAGATGTCTGGGGCGGGTTGACTCAGTCGAACTCCACCGATATACGCAATCCGCCACTGTGTTCGCGGCGACCGATTGCGTCGCCTCGTAAACGGCGTGGCGGAGAGGCGATGTCAGTGCCGGTGAATGTACCGGACTGGTCTAAGATACTTCGGGAGGAATATAAGGATAAGTTGAGCGCAGGGAACATAGACAGTGCCGGTGATTATGACGGCGGAGTTGACGTAGGCGGTGATGATGAATGGGTCCCTCCGCACGAGTATCTTTCAAAAACACGAAACGCGTCGTTTTCAATGCAGGAAGGAGTTGGTAGGACTCTTAAAGGAAGAGATCTGAGTAGAGTAAGAAATGCAATTTGGGAGAAAACTGGATTTCAGGattag